TTTTTGACTGCCATGAAATACATAAAGAACTCCGATCATCTTTCTCACCTCATAAATCGATTAGTTGATGTTTCATACTATACTGCAATAATTCGCTAAACGTTTCAAACTCTAATTTTTTCATCACATGAGACTTATGCACTTCGACGGTTTTAACAGAAATGAATAGGCGCTCGGCAATTTCTTTATTGCTGTATCCTAGGGCCACTAAGGGTAAAACTTCCCGTTCTCTTTTAGAGAGACGTTCATATTTTGCATCATTTTCTACTGTATCCTTGTTGTTAAGCCAAGTTTCACTATCGTACTCGCCAAACAAAGGATCGATTGCAATCTGCCCATTGATGACTTGTTGAATCGCTTCTAACAAAACAGTATCTTGGGAACTTTTCAGGATATAACCTTTAGCTCCATATTCTAAAGCTGTGCGGACATATTCTTCTTCATCATGCATACTTAAAATGATTGTCTTTACACCTGGAAAATGCTCTTTAATACGACGAGTTGTCTGAAGCCCATTTTCTCCAGGCGGCATTCGCATATCCATCAGCACAACATCAACAGGATATTTTTCAAGAAGTAAAAAAGCCTCTGTACCATCTGCTGCATCTCCAACAACTGTGATATTTTTTTGACTTTCCAGTAATAAACGCAGGCCACTTCTAACCACTGCATGATCATCTGCTATTATAATATTCATCTTACCACCTCCTAATTTAAAAGCGGAACAAATCGGTTAATCCTGTAGAAAATCAGGAAATTGACATTGAAACGCTTTTTGTCTCACTCCATTTTTAGCTTTTTCCAGAAAGGCTAGCCCGCGTAGCTAGATAACAATTAAAGCGTAGCGAGCTCATCCAGCTCTGACAGAAAAATAGGAAAATATGTTTGTGACGCTTTTTGCCACAGGCGGATTTTATCTTTTTTCCGAAGAGCTAGCCCGCTTAGCTAGATAAGACATTGGCAAATGCAACGTCACCGTAGTTCCTTCCATTTCTTCTGATTGAATCCCTAAATGACCACCGATTGATTCAGCTCGTTCTTGCATATGTAAAAGCCCCAATCCATGGCTATGTCCATTTACTTTTTGAAGATCAAATCCTTTACCATGATCCCGAACAGTTAGTACTAAGTGATTTTCTTGTTCACTTAACGTTACCCACAATTCATTCACATCAGCATGTTTCACACTATTCATGACACTTTCTTGTAATACACGATACGTAATGACTTCTATACTTTCTACAAATCGTTTATTTTCAATCATCGGAATAAAATGAATCTCTACACCTGTTGCTTCTGTTAAGCGATGTAATAAGGCCTCGATTGCTGGAATCAAGCCTAGATCATCCAACGCTGCTGGCCGCAAATCAACAGCGAGTTGTTTCACTTCTCCCAACAATGCAACAAAATCTTCATCGATTTTTTGTAGTTTTGATGGTAACTCCGCCAATTGTTCACACCATTTTAACTGTCGCGTTTCCAACATCAAACTATAAATACTTTGGGCTATTCCATCATGCAATTCTTGGGAAATTGCTCGACGTTCGTTTTCATGTGCTTGGTTGACGTACTCGATCAACCGTTTATTTTGAATTACCTGTTGCAAACGATTTTGAACAGCTACTCGACGAATACTCAATAACGCCATTTTGTGATCGATCATCGTATAACTACCACTGAATTGTTCTTGCTCTCCTGCTTTATTTTCTAGAACAAATGGAAATGCGGCTTGGTCCCAATCCGATCTGACCTCACAATCTAAGCATTTTTCCATGGTAGAATGAAGCATACAGCCTTCACCTCTAGCAATTTCCAAAATTTTTTCTAAAGGAAATGGGTAAGCAGCTTCTAATTCAGCGGCTGCTTTATTTCGTTTGATACAGTTATTTTCCTTGATTAAAAATAGGCTATCTTTTGCTTCTTCAAATAATCTTTCCATTCCATTCATTTCCATCTTCTTCACCTATAAATAAACAGCTAGTTCATTTGTTTTGTCTTTAGCAGCACTCAAAAAATCTTCAGTAACACTGGTTTTCTCTCTAAAACCAAGTAATAATACACCTTTTACTTCACCTGATTTCAACACTGGAAAAGCAGCAATCGTTTCTAGTTTTTCCATTCGTGTGATGGGCAGTTCCACTAATTTTTCTGGTTGTTTTTGTAAAGCTGTTGCTTGATACGGTCGACCTGTTCGCCAAACGATTCCGCCGATACCTTTGCCAACTTGCAAACGAATTTTTTTGTAATTTTGGTTGGTATTTCCCGCTACGTAATTCCAACGAATCACACGAATTTTAGTGCGTTCGTTTATAGTAGAAAGAGCTAATGCGACAAAATCCACCTTTAAGTCTGCTTTGATTTGATCGATTGCTTGTTGCATCTGATCCGTCATTTGACTACTCCTATTCCCTAATTTTTAATAAAAAGCTTGTTTTCTGCTGACTCTTCTCTTATTCTTAAGCCAACATCATCTTATTTTAGAAGGATTTTTTTATGAAAACAACTACTACTTTTAGTCCCAAACGTTTAGTCATGATTATTACGATGACTGTTTTTTCTTTTTCTAGCATGACCACCGCTTTTTTCTTGATGGGAATCAAGGCTTTTCCGTATTTTATCGGTGCCGCTCTTTTCTATTTTATTCCCTACGCTATTATTATAGCAGAATTTACAGGTGTATATAAAAATCATATTGGCGGATTGTATCAGTGGCTTTCCGGTCACCTTTCAGAAAAGGTGGCTTTTATTGCAGCTTTCTTATGGTATTGCAGTTATTTTATTTGGATGATCAGTTTGTTTATGAAAC
The DNA window shown above is from Enterococcus sp. 12C11_DIV0727 and carries:
- a CDS encoding GAF domain-containing protein, with product MTDQMQQAIDQIKADLKVDFVALALSTINERTKIRVIRWNYVAGNTNQNYKKIRLQVGKGIGGIVWRTGRPYQATALQKQPEKLVELPITRMEKLETIAAFPVLKSGEVKGVLLLGFREKTSVTEDFLSAAKDKTNELAVYL
- a CDS encoding response regulator transcription factor; the protein is MNIIIADDHAVVRSGLRLLLESQKNITVVGDAADGTEAFLLLEKYPVDVVLMDMRMPPGENGLQTTRRIKEHFPGVKTIILSMHDEEEYVRTALEYGAKGYILKSSQDTVLLEAIQQVINGQIAIDPLFGEYDSETWLNNKDTVENDAKYERLSKREREVLPLVALGYSNKEIAERLFISVKTVEVHKSHVMKKLEFETFSELLQYSMKHQLIDL
- a CDS encoding sensor histidine kinase, which translates into the protein MNGMERLFEEAKDSLFLIKENNCIKRNKAAAELEAAYPFPLEKILEIARGEGCMLHSTMEKCLDCEVRSDWDQAAFPFVLENKAGEQEQFSGSYTMIDHKMALLSIRRVAVQNRLQQVIQNKRLIEYVNQAHENERRAISQELHDGIAQSIYSLMLETRQLKWCEQLAELPSKLQKIDEDFVALLGEVKQLAVDLRPAALDDLGLIPAIEALLHRLTEATGVEIHFIPMIENKRFVESIEVITYRVLQESVMNSVKHADVNELWVTLSEQENHLVLTVRDHGKGFDLQKVNGHSHGLGLLHMQERAESIGGHLGIQSEEMEGTTVTLHLPMSYLAKRASSSEKR